One Burkholderia sp. WP9 genomic window, GTCGAAAAAATTCGCGGGGAGCGTGATGTCGAACGACTTCTCGATGCCTTCGAGAAAACGCGACGTTTGTTGGCCAAAAGCCGTTTTGACGATGGGTTCGAAATCGAGGCCGGGAAACGTGGCGGTCAGCGTTTCGAACATGACGCGGTCAGCGATGATTTCGCTGTCGACGAGCACGCCGTCGCAGTCGCAAATGAGGTGGTCGATCATGGCTGAAAACGGAAAGCGAAGCGCATGGGCAAGGCAATTGCAAGCTTATGCGCGGAGAGTGAAAGCGTCATGATACGTGCTTTGGCGCCGCCTGCGCGGCGCCGCCGTTCTCCGTCACGGCTTCGGAACGTCCTGGGTGGGCGTTCGAGGCGGCTCTTGACTACGCCGTCAGATCAATGCGCGTGCAGATACAGATACAGGCACGCAGCCGCCGCGCCGCCCAGCAACGGACCGCACACCGGAATCCACGCATAGTGCCAATCGCTGTCGCGCTTGCCCGGAATCGGCAGCAGCGCATGCATCAGACGCGGCGACAGGTCGCGCGCGGGGCTCATTGCGTAGCCGGTCGGGCCGCCGAGCGAGATGCCGATGCCGAGGACCAGCAGGCCGACCGGCAGCGCATCGAGCGCGCCGAGGCCGACTTGCGGCGAAGCCAGATACAGCACGCCGAGAATCAGCACGAACGTGGCGATCATTTCGGTGAGCAGGTTATGCGGCACGCTGCGAATCGCCGGCGCGGTGCAGAACACGCCGAGCTTCACGTCGGCATCGCCTTCTTTCACGAAGTGCTGGCGATAGGCGACCCACACGAGCAGCGCGCCGGCCATGCCGCCGAGCATCTGCGCGGCCACATAGCCCGGCACTTTGGCCCACGCGAACTTGCCGGCCAGCGCGAGGCTGACGGTCACGACAGGATTCAGGTGCGCGCCGCTGAACGAAGCGGTGACATAGACGGCGATGAACACGGCCATCGCCCAGCCCATCACGATCACGATCAGGTCCGCGCCTTTGCCT contains:
- a CDS encoding MIP/aquaporin family protein, translated to MHPYIAEFIGTALVVLLGDGAVANVLLARTKGKGADLIVIVMGWAMAVFIAVYVTASFSGAHLNPVVTVSLALAGKFAWAKVPGYVAAQMLGGMAGALLVWVAYRQHFVKEGDADVKLGVFCTAPAIRSVPHNLLTEMIATFVLILGVLYLASPQVGLGALDALPVGLLVLGIGISLGGPTGYAMSPARDLSPRLMHALLPIPGKRDSDWHYAWIPVCGPLLGGAAAACLYLYLHAH